Part of the Ictalurus punctatus breed USDA103 chromosome 9, Coco_2.0, whole genome shotgun sequence genome is shown below.
TGTTTAAACCAAATTCTCAGAGGATATTACATACCCAGCTATCCACAGTGAAAAGGAAGGCTGTAGTTACCTCAAACACTGAACCATTAAGTAATTTAGTCCTGTGTTACATTAAAGCAAACTAATTAAGACCCAACATTACAAACACATAATTAAACCACACAATTCAATTGACTTACACAGCACAGGATTATGTGAGAATGCCCATTTTAACAACACAGAAAACAACATGCATttctatattaatattaagaaTGGAAAACACAATAtttgaattttcaataaaaaaagaaatagccCTCTGAATTGTTCATAAAATTTTATTCTTAAACAGCCCTGTGTTtacaaaacacatttctttatGTGCACTCGGCAGGTATTTACAGATTGAAATGAAGCTTTCAGTAAGGATTTTGTAATAATTTCAGGAACTCATCATGAAGCATAACTAATTGGTGAACGAAACTGAATTTGCATAAAATATTTGCAGCCAGCTATATGACGTTTTTGTATATGCATCTTCATGAATGGGTGTCATAACCGCATTTTAGTGCACAGGGAAAGAAAACTTTTAACGCCAGAATATAACCCAAATATATAGCTGTAAGAGATAGCAGTCTCATGCTATAAGTAGACAATTTTTATATAGAGATTTATAAGAGAGCCCTACAGGATCACACAGTATGGCATGTAAGGAAAAAGCCCCATGTCTTTGATGATGTCTTTTAAAGGAAGAACTAACAATCTCTGCTACACAAGGTCacatcacaaaaacattttagtgaTAGTGTATTGAAATAACCGTGGCTTGCGATctaacacatacatacagtaaagTGTTAGCGATGATTTATGTAAACAGTGGCTCAGGTCACACATTAACAAACAGAACCAGGGCCAAAACTAAATCTCATTAAGAGTGAATTTTGATGTATGTCTTATAGGAGGCGCTTTTTCTCCaaacattaaacatttgtttataacatttattacaTGCTGTATCTTTGGACGgaataaaacaacataaaaaaggaAACAGATACAGTTACAAATAGTGTTTACTTGTCTCATGAACTCTTTTGGATGCACAGCGGTTTTCCCATGAAACCAAAGTAGTTTAGAACATTTTGAAAATGTCAGACTTCTGGAGTGCGCTTAATAACAGTAATATAACTCAATGCAAATTTGGAAAGGTGGATCTGAATTCGTAAGCCATTAGCACCTATTTTCCCCTTTCACAATGTTGGCTGTGGTGCAGTGGCTCTGTGTAAAAGCTACAGTTACCATAACAAGTCACAGCAATGCATGGTTTTCATCAGCCCGGCCAGCAGCCAGATCACAGAACGATTTACATAATCTAGCGGGGCTTTACTTaatataaaattaagataaaCACAGTcaatatctatatatttatataaaccttACACATAATGGCTGTTAGGAGTTTCTCAAATTCAGTAAAACCGCATTTCCACTGAATGATTACACAGAGAAGAAGCATTCGCTTAGACACCAAATAAGGCTAGAGAAAGCACAGTGAAGATAAAGACAGAAGGATAGAGACCGGCATGATGACTGCACTGTACAACAGATCCTTCATCATGTTACACAGCTATAGGCATACACAGCATGGACTAACTTAAATCACTGTTTAAAGCAGAAATGACAGATcgtgtttaaataaattttttttaataataaaaaaaagagaacaaaattaAATTACCCAGCAGCCATAACAAACTGCTTATAATTGCTGTTCATTTAACCCTTTCTGTTTAATTATGTAGGCAAACAGTTTTTGCTGTATTAGTGCTTCTCTTGGTCTTGTTTTCTCTGTCAAACTATTATACAGCCTGTGGATACCAATTCAGTCCGTATAAGGACATACGGAAGAAACAAGACATTAGAAGATTAAATTCATTGTAACTGAGAGGAGATTTCTGTTTATGACTACAGAGATTTAGAAGGGGTAGCTATAACAGTTTAGCTCCTCAGTGCCGCTAGCCTGGACTGCATTTCCTCAAtgtcttcctcttcatcttcggAGGCCGCGGTAGCCCCGACTGGCTCCGGCTCAGGAAGAGCGTCTGTGACTTTGCTGGGAGCTTTTCCAAGAGCGCCTATTAttaaccaaaataaaaacattctgaaTCAGATACTGTTGgttgtttatattaaaacatgcttAAATGTAGGtctataaaattaatttaaaaaacaagccatttaaaaacattacaaaagcAAGCCTAACCCTAATCGTGACTCTTAGTTAAGTATCAGAGTTGTTGATTCAAGATTGTATGAAAGATAACAAAGCATTATATAACTGGAGCACAGTAGGTCTTGTGATATGATATTAAATGGGCATCATGGCTAAAGGCAGATTTGGGAATTTTACACTGAATGAGATCAAGGTCGGTTCCTGAAAGAAAGGGGTTTGGTTGAGGGTGATCAATCACAGCAGTGGGAATGTGTCTTATTTTCACCCCCAAAAGTCTCAAAATTTAACTAGACTCACCGGGAGTGACAGCAAAGGGCGAACGCGTGTCATTACTGAGTGTGCGCAGAACAGATGTACACTCGCACAAATAGCTTTGTGTGCACTTAATTCGCAACATCTTGTACTGTCTGTTACCCAAGCACTTTCACTAACATGGTTCCACACGCTGGTATTATACAGTTTAAATGCCACAGGTGTGGGTATAGGAATGAGAAATATTGCTGAATagttgctttatttttattttaatggttgctttgttttgtagtgtagtttttctttattttgccaAATAATTTTATACTAAATGTTGTACCAAATGAAGTCTAACTTATGGTGTCAATTAAGACACACAGAAAACTGGGCAAGAATTTTGGTTCCTTACCAGCTGTGACCTCATACAGGATCCTATCAACCTCTGCCTCTGCTGCTTCCTCCATTTCTTCCTCATCCTCCATGCCCTCAAGTGTGTCCTCCAGCATCTCTTCTATAATACCCGCCTATACAACATACACAACTTAATGATGAAACcacataaaacaaataatacCATGAATACTGTCTGTTCTAGTGGAATAAATCAAGtaataaaagtctttaaagtTCTGTCATAAATTGCTTTAATGGGGCCTAGGAATGGAATGCTATTCCCATGGATGTCAGTATAACATGGTACCTACTTATGACTAAATTACATAATACAGCAACAGCACTGCCAAGATCATGTCATGGTCTACATCAGTATATCATAATGTTGAAATGTTGtcaaatgtgttttgtgttaaaacatacacaaagtgtgagtgtgtgccaCATGAAAACAAGATTCTGTTTCTTTAAACTGGAAAAAGTGTGTAATATTATGTTCCTGAAACTTTTCACTGTGAATCTtagacatttaaatatatttgatcTGAAGTAACTTTTTGAAatgtaggtttaaaaaaaatattcaagaaGTAAATAATTAAGCGCTTCATATTCATGTTGTGAAAACACAGACTTAAATAAATCAGGCTAGGGAaactgaggttaaaaaaaattccatggcCTGAATTTTATGTACCACTGCCTGAACCTGACATTTCAAGACCTGTATGAAAATAACAGTGTGGCTCACAGGctcaatatatttaaatatctaaatataatttttttcaacatattacacaatatttttcttcttttaagtATCACAGATTCTGGTTCAGGTGAATCTGATTTAAACTATTTGATACCAAACATAAAAACCATGTAAATCAAtcatatttaacatatttaggGTTACCTTGAGATTTGAGAATCTAAGGACTGTGTCCTGCAACCTATATGTTGTGGCTGTTATGCGTGTTGTATTGTTTGCCTAATCATCTAGTTTGTGCCGTTATGACAAAAAGACCACAAtgttgtaactttttttttttttttttttaagtgattgAATTTCGGGTGAGTTTCAGACCTTCATCATCTCCTTTGAGAGTTCCCTCATGGTAGCCTGGATCTCTGGGATTTTTACCAGGTTCTGCATGGCCTTCATGACCTCTGTACTCTTCTGTAATGCACCAGCCATTCTTAACACAGCTGTCacgacacaaacacacacacacatacatacatacatatacatatacatacatacatatatatacatatatacatatatatacatatatatatatatatatatatatatatatatacacacacacacacacacacacacatattatttatatatatatatatatatatatatatatatatatatatatatatatatatatatatatatatataaaactatgcCCAGTTAAAGGGTTTGGTATTATGATTGAAGGTTGCATGGTGTAGGTAAGATGTAGGCCATACTCACACAACTGATTCTTCATACTCAGAAGCACAGAGTTCATTTGGGCTTTGGAGGCATAAAGTTTGTTGACTGCCTTCTTTGACTGAATCATCTCTTTAGCAAGTATGATGCACACGTCCTTTTGTCCCTTCTTAGCTGCATCCTTGATCGATCTCTTCActttctcctcctccctctgGATATCTTCAAAACGATAAAAACTTGCATATGAAAAGTCACATCAAGCAGGCATCTCAAGCACAACATTCCTTATGTGAAGTGGCTATTAGACTACTATACATAAGAAATTAAATGAGAATAGTGTACATTTTCATTACTTTTATGTGGCGAGACTCACCTCGGATTTGTCTGTCAATCACTCTTACTTCCTTCCGTATTTTTAGTGACCATTCATTAATCTATGAGGAAAAGTGTACATTATTATATTTCCAAACCAGAATGGATCAGCAACAGctgaataattaaaataattatttgtacTATACATTTCAAAGGATCCTGCCTGTACCACCTGCCTGTACCACCTGCCTGTGAATTAGCCATGTTTAACGATTAGTATAACAGCCAATTAGAACGTTACTTTATGAGTCATGCAGTCTATGTGATTAATAATGTTAGAAAATAAGAGTGGTTTGTTCATCTAACTACCCAAAGTTAGCTAGCGACGTTAGCAAGCGAACTACTCCGCCGGCTAACTAATACTCTTACTGAACTCCATGGACTGCAACAAACAGCTTTCTAGACATCAGAGTTAATCCCGAATTCACCTACCAGGTCTTTAGGCGGTTTTTCTTGTGTTTTCCCGAAAAGCCCCATCCTGAAACCTGAAGTCTAACTAGCTGGAGAGCTATCGAGGCTGTCAAAACAACACATTACAACTGTTCTTCCCCATTCCAAACAGGCTACGTCACCCACTTGAGGTCACTTCCGGTTCTCGTGTCCGAGTCACCGTGCAGAATAAAAGCGTGTTTTCAGAGCAGACTGAGTGAAAGTGTGAAAATCCAGACTTAAAGGGTTACCGCACTATAGAGTTTCGCTTTCTGgctcatttaacacatcttAGTCAACCCATTAGCTGATCACAAAAACCTTCATGGGGTGAATTTGGTGTGAAGAGGGGGAATGTTTAAATCTCTGTAAGCGCTGTTGCTCTACCGGAGCCGAGCTTGACATAACTTTGCAGACTGAAATAAAGTTGTTTTGACGATGGaagttcgatattcgcggatatgcggaaattaaggcacagtctctaaagttacatacgacattcttatacacgattctaacttcaatagcatttgaagggaatgacttacagtcacaaaaccaactgtaaaatgttcatctaggtgtcaggtatgagaaacacctcttagatttttgatattcattaaaataagctattaaatcacatttaaattagacATGAATCTCACggagaatgggcccatacacaaaatatacatttttttaaagctcaatagcatttgaagggaatgacttacagtcacaaaaccaactggaaagtgttcatctaggtgtcaggtatgagaaacagatttttgatattcattcaaataagctattaaatcatatataaatattgtcaaGTACAACTTCTGTTCTGATCTCctgtgattttcacacacaaatgtcttcagagtttacacagaatggtgtaaaaaagaaaaagtaaaaaaaaaattaataataaataaaaaacaccaaGTGAGTGGCAGTACTACAGGTGGAAATACATTATCAGCAGTGGAGCTGACATGAAtgataactcaaataagcactctttacaaccatggtgagcagaaaagcattgcAGAACAACATTGAGATTGAGAACATTgggctacaatagcagaagaccacattgggtttcACTCTTGCCAGCTAATAGCAGGATTCTGAGGCTACAGAGGGTACAGGATCACCCACACTGGACAGTTAGAGATGGGGGGGCATTCATCattgtgtgtaaactctacacTGACTCCACTAAGATCAacggtttctgaaatactcaaaccagcctgtctccAACAACCATCTTATGGTCAaggtcactgagatcacattttcccccaattctgatatttaatatgaacattaactcaaGCTCTTGATGTGTACTGATATGATTTTATGCTTTGTGCtactgtcacatgattggccgTTTGGATAAtttcatgaatgtgcaggtgtaaatGTGTTCCTAACAAAGTGTACAGTGAGTGTATGTCTGCTTTACAAACTTTTGCTGCATGGTGCTAGATGGAATATCTTGCTGTAGCCTACATTAAAAGGGGCAGACTAATGCATCTGAGTGGAATTTAGATATTCCATGCATTTTTCTGCTGTGTTGCCTTAAATTTATTAAATGGATTGTTAATACGATTAGCAAGTGAACTTTACCTACATTTATAGAACAGTGACTATACTTATGAATacaacctttaaaaaaatccttttagAAAACATATTACCTGGCAATAATCGACCCTGCTAAAGCAAGTCAGCTGGCTAAATATGAGCTACCCTGACAGGATTTTTCTAGGATGTATTCATATATGTATTGCCATCATACagttccagggtccctggtttgattcctctgggttctctggtttcctccaacctccaaACAATGTGCTGAAGTGGCCCTAGTCATTAATGAgtgggtgaatgtgtgtatgtatactgCCCtttgatggattggcatcccatccgGGGTGAGTTATTCCCACccaatccactgtgaccctgctAGTTACAGCCTGAAAGTTAGcttcattattccatccatccatccattttccaataccgcttatcccacacagggtcgcacgagcctggagcctatcttaGAGAACTCGGGTCACAAGTTGtgggacaccctgaacagggtgccaacccatctcagggcacaatcgcacatacactcacacacccattcacactctatggacaattttgaaatgccaatcagcttacaacgcatatctttggacggactgggggaggaaactgtagAACCCGGAGGAACCCCCCAGGAttcgaggcaaacgtgctaaccactaagctgcTGTGACTTCCCCCCTGAGCTTTATTATTAAGGGGAAAATTAGATGTTAGCAATGCTAGGCAAACAATTTAAAAGGTTACTCATAGGTTATGGTACTTATAGGTAAAAGTATAAAattgttactattattattattattactactactatattattattatgttggtTGACCTAGTGACAGTTTTGCGGTCTCTAATTGGTCAATCAGGTACCCGGTCAGTCCTGGTGACGTAGCAGCCTGTCCGTCTTGCGAGCTTCTAGATTTTTCCTCCTTATCTCCCCCGTTGCACCAATCGAGTTGCCGTTCTGTGCCCGCTATCCAATCATAACGCGCAGGGGGCGGGGCTACATCTTATTCCAGTGCGCAGTGTTACCGGTGGAGAACATCAGTGCAGGCATCGAGAATGCGGTAGAATCGTCATGTTTTAGGATTAGTCTGGAAAGAGCTGTCTAAAGCTTATCTTACATAATAACTAGTAACTCTTACCTCGGATATATCTATACTGCAGATATAGTCACTTATTTTAGACTAACGGTGGCAAGGTTATTCTCATCCAAATTATAAAAGATAAGAGAAAATAAAGCTTGAATATGTCTGTGGTGGGTTTTGATGTGGGTTTCCAGAACTGTTACATCGCTGTTGCCAGGAGCGGCGGCATTGAAACCATTGCAAATGAATACAGTGACAGATGCACTCCGTAAGTACATCAGTGTAAAACGATGCTGCTGTAGTTTGTTACGCAGTGTTTTCTGTTGACGAGCTGCTAATGCGCCCTGTTACacggggtttgtttgtttttttgtctctaGCCTAATGTTTGGTTATTCCTATTTGACACATTGACCTGTATGTATTTTGTATGATGGAGGGAGAATTGTAACTCTAATTGAATTGTAAACGAGAAGAGGTGTCTCCTTCACTGTAACCGAGCACAAGTGCAATGACTTCTGGGCCAACGCTACGCCCTGACTGAGGTTAAACCTGTGTTATGGTGATGGCTGTCTGGAATAGGTTATTACTTTGGGTTCTGCACTGTAGCCCATCAATACTCATGAATCATGACTCATTTTGATTCGTTGCTGTTTAGGTTGCTGTAATATGAAAATGTTTACCTTGTGACAAAGCAGTCCTTGTGTTCAGAGCATGTTGCAGTCTGCATGCAGGGAAAGTGTtgcttgttttatattttttaattgtgaaAGCCAACAGATCTAATTCTCAGGTATTCAACAAGCCcctgataaaatattaatagtgCGGTTACCATTACAGCACTTTCAAAACGCTACATTTGAGAAAGCAGGTTGAAGGTGCTCTCTGAGGTCCTGACCTGTTGTCTTAATAGGTTTGTTGTTCCTGAAGGacatcactgactacgtttacatggacagcagtaatctaatttttgaccttattctgaataagacaatattctgattaaggtgtttacatgagtcgcttttagaatattcctttcttgttcctgttttacatgttatagaacatggatggattaacggcacacgacATTACGTCTCCGCGCCACACCGTtcgatgttccctccagaatttcacgtatcaacatacagttcgtcttcgttatggtaccgtataaaGTTTTGGGTGTTTGATTTTTAactttacgaaagcttcaagtgcagttaattatttgtcatgcgatacgtgcaaatagacgactgtttGAAACCGTGagctgcgtctgaaaccgcgtacttacttactatatactatatagaaatacatgtagcttgcctactatatagcagctaCGTAAGCAGTTTCAGACGCAACCGTGCTCCCTTGTTTGCCGTCAACtagttgagcactgccgtgtgtgtatgtgtcctgtcgcacaatgcggtgaaaacttccacacgatgttaatagtgtgattaaggtgtgtacgtgtctgtaatgcacttcgattATGTGACttaaataggaatactccacatatcttaattcgatttgtgtttacttcgagtatgactttagttggatt
Proteins encoded:
- the chmp3 gene encoding charged multivesicular body protein 3 isoform X1; this encodes MIQSKKAVNKLYASKAQMNSVLLSMKNQLSVLRMAGALQKSTEVMKAMQNLVKIPEIQATMRELSKEMMKAGIIEEMLEDTLEGMEDEEEMEEAAEAEVDRILYEVTAGALGKAPSKVTDALPEPEPVGATAASEDEEEDIEEMQSRLAALRS
- the chmp3 gene encoding charged multivesicular body protein 3, producing the protein MGLFGKTQEKPPKDLINEWSLKIRKEVRVIDRQIRDIQREEEKVKRSIKDAAKKGQKDVCIILAKEMIQSKKAVNKLYASKAQMNSVLLSMKNQLSVLRMAGALQKSTEVMKAMQNLVKIPEIQATMRELSKEMMKAGIIEEMLEDTLEGMEDEEEMEEAAEAEVDRILYEVTAGALGKAPSKVTDALPEPEPVGATAASEDEEEDIEEMQSRLAALRS